From Deinococcus aerophilus, a single genomic window includes:
- a CDS encoding ABC transporter permease has translation MTVTSERDRRLDVPAVSSPPVRRGGIGLGGAFTIAWRAIIGTPMRSVLTALGVIIGVAAVVALTAIGQGSTAGVTGRLESLGTNLLTVQSARGGGGGSLVRGGPRQTITVKDAEALATAFGDRVSGVAPSVNSNVQAKLGSLNTQASVVGTWPAYATVRNSPVEAGNYFTQADVDGRKRTAVIGHQVLVDLWGEGATPDEALNQKLRLGNVTFTVVGVLPDKGDSGFGNANSQVLVPLSTYLQRFSRTNSAGGQPTVSSVYLSATNAGDLTGLQTDVTDLMSVRHDQTDPENLDFQVQNQADSLASLNAITSTLTILVGAIAGISLLVGGIGIMNIMLVSVTERTREIGVRKALGAKPRDILTQFLVEASLLSIGGGVIGLALGVGAAYAGKFFSIAPVFSPAPIVVAFIFSALVGIFFGYYPAARAARLDPVDSLRYE, from the coding sequence ATGACCGTCACTTCCGAGAGAGACCGCCGGCTGGACGTGCCCGCCGTGTCGTCCCCGCCCGTGCGGCGCGGCGGCATCGGCCTGGGCGGGGCGTTTACCATCGCGTGGCGGGCCATCATCGGCACGCCCATGCGCAGTGTCCTGACCGCCCTGGGCGTGATTATCGGCGTGGCGGCGGTGGTGGCGCTCACCGCCATCGGCCAGGGCAGCACGGCGGGCGTGACGGGCCGGCTCGAATCGCTGGGCACCAACCTGCTCACCGTGCAGAGTGCGCGTGGCGGAGGCGGCGGCAGCCTGGTGCGCGGCGGTCCCCGGCAGACCATCACCGTGAAGGACGCCGAGGCGCTGGCCACCGCCTTCGGGGACCGCGTGTCGGGGGTGGCGCCCAGCGTGAACAGCAACGTGCAGGCCAAGCTGGGCAGCCTGAACACCCAGGCGAGCGTGGTGGGCACCTGGCCCGCCTACGCCACGGTCCGCAACAGCCCCGTGGAGGCCGGCAATTACTTCACGCAGGCCGATGTGGACGGCCGCAAGCGCACCGCCGTGATCGGCCATCAGGTTCTGGTTGACCTGTGGGGCGAGGGCGCCACGCCCGACGAGGCCCTGAACCAGAAGCTCCGGCTGGGCAACGTGACCTTCACGGTGGTGGGCGTGCTGCCCGACAAGGGCGACAGCGGCTTTGGCAACGCCAACAGCCAGGTGCTGGTGCCCCTGAGCACCTACCTGCAGCGCTTCTCGCGCACCAACAGCGCGGGCGGGCAGCCCACCGTCAGCAGCGTGTACCTGTCGGCGACCAACGCCGGGGACCTGACCGGGTTGCAGACCGACGTCACCGACTTGATGAGCGTGCGCCACGACCAGACCGACCCCGAAAACCTGGACTTTCAGGTGCAGAACCAGGCCGACTCGCTGGCGAGCCTGAACGCCATCACCTCCACCCTCACCATCCTGGTCGGGGCCATCGCCGGCATCAGCCTGCTCGTCGGCGGCATCGGCATCATGAACATCATGCTCGTGTCGGTCACCGAGCGCACCCGCGAGATCGGCGTCCGCAAGGCGCTGGGGGCCAAGCCGCGCGACATCCTCACGCAGTTTCTGGTGGAGGCGTCCCTGCTGTCCATCGGCGGCGGCGTCATCGGCCTGGCCCTGGGCGTGGGAGCCGCCTATGCGGGCAAGTTCTTCAGCATCGCTCCCGTCTTCTCGCCCGCCCCCATCGTCGTGGCGTTCATCTTCAGCGCTCTGGTCGGCATCTTCTTCGGGTACTACCCGGCCGCCCGGGCCGCCCGGCTCGACCCGGTGGACAGCCTGCGCTACGAGTAG